The following coding sequences lie in one Takifugu rubripes chromosome 8, fTakRub1.2, whole genome shotgun sequence genomic window:
- the grpel1 gene encoding grpE protein homolog 1, mitochondrial encodes MANWCVRAVRRSYSVVTSPLLMRSSPRLLCTATQQKNGPRSEEEAEKPDQNTAEKAALEEKSQLETQLKDMTEKYKRALADTENLRTRSQKMMEDAKLYGIHSFCKDLLEVADILEKATESVPKEEVTNQNPHLKNLYDGLVMTEVQIQKVFNKHGLVRLNPEGQKFDPYEHEALFHAPVEGKGSGTVAVVTKVGYKLHGRTLRPALVGVAK; translated from the exons ATGGCGAACTGGTGTGTACGAGCCGTCAGGCGGAGTTACTCTGTTGTAACGTCTCCGCTGTTGATGAG ATCCTCCCCACGATTATTGTGCACAGCCACCCAGCAGAAAAATGGCCCCaggtcagaggaggaggctgagaagCCCGATCAGAACACGGCGGAGAAAGCCGCGTTGGAGGAGAAGTCCCAGCTGGAGACGCAGCTTAAGGACATGACG GAGAAGTACAAACGTGCGCTGGCTGACACGGAGAACCTCAGGACGAGGAGTCAGAAGATGATGGAAGATGCTAAGTTATACG GGATCCACAGCTTCTGTAAGGACCTTCTGGAGGTGGCCGACATCCTGGAGAAGGCCACAGAGAGCGTGCCCAAAGAGGAGGTGACCAATCAGAACCCTCACCTGAAGAACCTGTACGACGGGCTGGTGATGACCGAGGTGCAGATCCAGAAGGTGTTCAACAAGCACGGCCTGGTCAGGCTCAACCCCGAGGGCCAAAAGTTTGACCCGTACGAACACGAGGCCCTCTTCCACGCCCCCGTGGAGGGCAAGGGCTCTGGCACCGTCGCCGTAGTAACCAAAGTGGGCTACAAGCTCCACGGACGCACCCTGCGGCCGGCGCTGGTGGGTGTCGCGaaatga